Genomic window (Leptospira bouyouniensis):
TCTGAATGGAAACATGTAAAGATGGATGATGATAAAACGGTTGATATTTTAGGAAAAGTTTTGGAAGTGAACCCACCAAACAAACTTGTCATCTCTTGGTCTAGACCTAACGAAATCAAAGATCCTACCAAACATTCTCGTGTTACGTTTGAGATCGTAGACTACGCAAATGGACTTGTTCGTTTGGCTGTCACTCACGAAGACCTAGACTCTCAAATGTATAATGGAATTTCTTCTGGTTGGCCAAGTGTTCTCTCCAATCTAAAAACATATTTAGAATCTGGATTGCCATTAGCAGGTCATATCAACTAATTCAGAGGAAGTTAATTTCAATAGATCACCTTAGTAAGTTGATTCCTTAACCAAAAGAGATAGAGTTATCTTGAATGTTGCATTAAAATTCCATAAAATGGATTCGACGATTCTCTATCATTTTATTTTTATCAGATGACAAATTGAGTATCGATAGTATTGAAATAGATTTCCGATTTACAATAGAATCGATCTGTCGCCATTACAAACACTTAAAATTTGTATTTTTGAACAAATGACTTGGTTTCAATCCGTTTAGACCAAATGAATCAAGTAACGATTTCCTCATTCTGTTTTGAAAAACTAACGTCTGATTCAACAAACGTTAGTTTCATTTTCTAAATTCCTACTTACCTACCTACCAAGGAACAGACACATTATTCCAAGTGGTAAAAGTTCCCGATGGTTCATCTGGTCCATACATAGCAACCCTTATCACCTCCCTTGCACCATCCTCAAGGCTTTCAATCCCTTCAAAATTGGTAAGGACTGATTTAGTAAAACCAGGTGATACTAA
Coding sequences:
- a CDS encoding SRPBCC family protein, with the protein product MEQHNFVYVTFILSTPEKVWNAIIDPEVTKKYWSDPLSKNPAHINVSEWKVGSEWKHVKMDDDKTVDILGKVLEVNPPNKLVISWSRPNEIKDPTKHSRVTFEIVDYANGLVRLAVTHEDLDSQMYNGISSGWPSVLSNLKTYLESGLPLAGHIN